One window from the genome of Bacillus weihaiensis encodes:
- a CDS encoding toprim domain-containing protein, translated as MSLVEVEKVIIVEGKSDKKKVLHVLAEQIEIICTNGTISLSKMDELIDELYLKDVYILVDSDDAGDRLRKQFKREFPEASHLYIDKTYREVATAPDQHIASVLLSANIDVNAKYL; from the coding sequence ATGTCGTTAGTTGAGGTTGAAAAAGTAATAATTGTTGAAGGTAAGTCAGATAAAAAGAAAGTATTACATGTGCTAGCAGAACAAATTGAAATTATCTGTACAAACGGTACAATTAGCTTATCAAAAATGGATGAACTTATTGATGAATTATATTTAAAAGATGTTTATATTTTAGTTGATTCAGATGATGCAGGCGATCGACTCAGAAAACAATTTAAGCGAGAGTTTCCAGAAGCATCTCATCTTTATATTGATAAAACCTACAGAGAAGTTGCAACTGCACCTGATCAACATATAGCATCAGTTCTACTAAGTGCCAATATAGACGTTAATGCGAAATATCTATAA
- a CDS encoding thioredoxin family protein — protein sequence MKEWNEKKLLINDKGLMLLYLYTPMCGTCQLAKKMLTVVDELISTTIYQVNLNYFPEDAKALGIESVPCMLVYQDGILKEKVYAFQSVAHLYELVKAYH from the coding sequence ATGAAAGAGTGGAATGAAAAAAAATTACTAATAAACGATAAAGGGCTTATGTTGCTCTATTTGTATACCCCGATGTGTGGTACATGCCAGTTGGCAAAGAAAATGTTGACAGTAGTTGATGAATTAATTTCGACAACAATCTACCAAGTGAATTTAAATTATTTTCCAGAAGATGCAAAAGCTTTAGGGATAGAAAGTGTTCCATGCATGCTTGTTTATCAAGATGGAATCCTAAAAGAAAAAGTCTATGCCTTTCAATCAGTCGCACATCTTTATGAATTAGTAAAAGCTTATCACTAA